A region of Nerophis lumbriciformis linkage group LG26, RoL_Nlum_v2.1, whole genome shotgun sequence DNA encodes the following proteins:
- the tcte1 gene encoding dynein regulatory complex subunit 5, which translates to MSRHIGSTLTVDRRRLRRIIAENPNWSLGLIPFLSNLCLESIVRNYEGTPIYEELRPSQRVFVQERLSINLPLPVTANSIDDGVYWKRCCEQRWEICDVSRYGNSWKRMFFERHLENIIEQFIPETSHLKVITDAIPLCERYVKKLDISQMLPPIKEVKPGKQEEEMDLLSEADSDAALMEHFDFRNLLNKLSNLEEVHLTYWVKQCGMNFEWRMFEMAERDCETLSKALASCKVLKVVRLYESHIDDSKCKMLANTLVNHPSLTELNLSHNIIGDKGAKAVSKLLQSSKLEVLNMSDNVIRDAGANAIADALANNCPLLSLNLRINRVSDEGGQAIGVALLGNKTLLHLHLGANLVTGPTAIKLSEVLAKNQTLKSINLSCNKLGVDGGKALEEAISQNGCLTQCDVRLTEVDEQSASVINQVVRTNERLERQKLLTQGAKSPA; encoded by the exons ATGTCCAGGCACATCGGAAGCACCCTGACTGTGGACAGAAGGAGACTGAGGAGGATCATTGCTGAAAACCCAAACTGGTCCTTGGGCCTAATTCCCTTTTTATCAAACCTCTGCCTTGAATCTATCGTGAGAAACTATGAAG GAACCCCCATCTATGAGGAGCTTAGACCCAGCCAGAGAGTCTTCGTGCAGGAGAGACTGTCCATAAATCTGCCACTTCCTGTGACCGCCAACTCCATCGATGATGGCGTCTACTGGAAGCGATGCTGTGAGCAGCGGTGGGAAATTTGCGACGTGTCTCGTTACGGCAACAGCTGGAAGCGCATGTTCTTCGAGAGGcacctggaaaacattattgagCAATTCATCCCGGAGACGAGTCACCTCAAGGTGATCACAGACGCCATTCCTCTATGCGAGAGGTACGTGAAGAAGCTGGACATCTCCCAAATGCTGCCGCCCATCAAGGAAGTCAAGCCGGGAAAGCAGGAAGAGGAAATGGACTTGCTGAGTGAAGCGGACTCGGACGCGGCTCTCATGGAACACTTTGACTTCCGTAACCTCCTGAACAAGCTGAGTAACCTGGAGGAGGTCCACTTGACCTACTGGGTCAAACAGTGTGGAATGAACTTTGAATGGAGGATGTTCGAGATGGCGGAACGGGACTGTGAGACTCTCTCCAAGGCTCTTGCATCCTGCAAGGTCTTGAAA GTGGTACGACTCTATGAAAGCCACATCGATGATAGCAAATGCAAGATGCTGGCCAACACCCTAGTCAACCACCCCTCCCTGACGGAGCTCAACCTTTCGCACAACATCATCGGGGACAAGGGGGCCAAGGCGGTCAGCAAGCTGCTCCAAAGCAGCAAGCTGGAGGTCCTGAACATGAGCGACAACGTCATTCGAGACGCGGGAGCCAACGCCATCGCAGACGCCCTGGCTAATAACTGCCCGTTGTTGTCCCTCAACCTGCGCATCAACCGCGTAAGCGACGAGGGCGGGCAGGCCATCGGCGTTGCCTTACTGGGAAACAAGACCCTGCTCCACCTGCACCTGGGAGCCAACCTGGTGACCGGGCCTACCGCCATCAAACTGTCAGAGGTGCTGGCTAAAAATCAAACCCTGAAGAGCATCAACCTCTCCTGCAACAAACTGGGTGTG GATGGAGGAAAAGCTCTGGAGGAGGCCATTTCTCAAAACGGCTGCTTAACACAATGTGATGTCCGACTGACGGAGGTCGACGAGCAGAGCGCCTCCGTTATCAACCAGGTGGTTCGGACCAATGAGAGATTGGAACGACAGAAATTATTAACACAAG GAGCCAAATCACCTGCCTGA